CTAGCTATATCTTGTTTCCCAACAGTGTATCAGGGACTTGCAGCCAAGTCGGTAGCCGTGGTGGTGAGGCCTGTTATCAGGGTAGGTTTAGGGTACTACTGAGAAGCTATGACCACTTTGGTACAAGGATGGGGTCAATAAGAGCCTCTCCTAGAGAGGGAACCCCTAGGGCTGTGGGGCCCAGAGTGAGAAGATAGGAAATAAGGTTAACCTTATGggcacatgctcacacaaatgcatacacacactcaatggTGGTGGTATTTTGATGTGTACACCCATACATTGACTTGCCTGCAGGTTAGGATCGGGTCAAGATGGACTCCATTTACTGCCCTTGACAGTGTAGTCTGAGTTTTTCCTATACTGGCTGGAGCGCCTCCAAAGCCTGGTCCCTCTGTCAGCAGGGAGTTGACTCCCCTGAGGTCAGGCCTGGGAGAAGCCTAATAGATTCCTAAGGTCTCACAGCATACTTGCCTCTGGACATTGACTGCTCACTGGGGAGCCTTGGTGACCTCAGAGCTTGGATATTCCCAGGAGCCCTCTGAAGGTTGTTCCCAGAGCATCTGAGACTCTAGCTTCCTAGAGGCAGCTTGTGACACAGAGTCACACTCTACACAGAACACATGGACTGGGCCCTCAGCAGCTCATGCCCTCTACAGTCCTGGTCCCTTCAAGGACACCCTCTTTAGATACCCACCTCCTCTCTGGACCTCCATTTTCCTTTGAGCCCCTAATTCCCTGGGCCCCATTTTTGATTACTAGTACTCATAAAAATTAGGCAGGAGAACCTCAATTCTTCCAATGCCCAGGCCCCCTTCCTCTGATAGGGCATTGTCCCCAGGTTCCCACAATCCCCCATATCTTAGCTCCCTTCAGAGTTGGCCTTGATCATAAAGATATCTAAGAGCAAAATTGTGGCAGCCTTTGGGGATCTGGACCATTGGGTGGTCAGTGGGTACTTTTGGGTAGTTGAGTACAGCTATTCCTTCTATCCTCATGAGGTCCCTTCCAGCAACATACCCTCCCCACAATCCTATGTGGGGGCTCCCATCTCAGGACCCCACAGTTCATTGTGCTTGGTCAGAAGACAACTAAATCTCAGGGATAGGGAAGAACTGGCCTGGCCAAAGTGGGCGGAGAAGAGAAAAGACCACCGGTGTTATTGCGTCTGGTCAGCAAGAACATCTCAGCTCATGGGCCCTGGAGCAGGCCAAGGGCTGCCTGTGCTCCTGCTCACAGCGTCCAGTTCATCCCACTCCAGTGTGGCACTCCCTATCCCATCCCTAGACACTCCTTGTCCATCAACTCTTTGACCAACACTTCTACTGTGTCACCTGGGCAAAGCTTcttgagattccctctttccaAGAACACCTGATCCTTCCTGAAGTCTGGAGCAAGCAGGTACTCGCAAACTATTGTAGCCAACCTGggcccctatttatttatttatttatatatttgagacagtgtgtttgtgtagccttggctatcctggaactagctctgtaaaccagctggcctcgaactcacagagtttcatctgcctctaccttccgagtttaaaggactaaaggtgtgcaccacatccTCCCAGCATCCCTAATATTCTTAACTTGACCCACCGTCTAGGCTGTTGCCCAGGCCGGCCTAGCCATGACCTTTCACCTCTATTCCTGCGCTCCAGGACAAGGAGTTCCCCAAAggcagcagggtgctggagcagcagcagatGAGGGTTTTGCATGAAGCGATTGTGAGAATATAGGTgagatgggagaagaaagggcaggACATTGATGGGACAGAAAAGTGCAAATtgagtgtgtctgagtgtgtgctaGACTCAGTGAAGGGTCCCTGCTGAGTACACTTGGGACCAGGTGGGCACACTTGCTTTCCAAAGGAGAGGGGCTTTATCTGAATACATGAGCGTCTACTCTCGGTCCTGAGCCCTAAGACTCAGCCTGTGCTGATCCTGGACCTATTCTGGCTCCACACCCATTCTGGGCCTGCCAGGGAGAGACCAGCCAATCTCTGATGTCTAACGTGTTCAGGGCCACACCCCCAGCTGCTGTTACCTAGAAGGTATAAATAAACCTGCTTCAAAGCTCATGGCCTGAGAATTCACACCTGTCGCAGTCAGCCAGCTCCTGGATGAACACACACATCGTACCTTCCATTCCCACGTACACAGAAGAGGTGCGCCAGCTGGACCGGTACCGCAGAAGGCTGTTGGCTGCTGGCCTGTGGAGGAACACCTGCCAGGTGGAGCAGAGGCTGGGCCGGACCTGAAGGAGGGGGAACAAGTCAGCCTAGAAGCACAGAGCTTTGCTGTGACCAGGGAAGAGGATCATGCTCAGGAATTGCTGACTCCTGGCTACCAGGTAAGGTCAGCTCAACCTTTCACCTATACAGTCTCGGAGTGAGGCCCCTTTACGGAAGGTGGGGCCTGGTGCCAAGGAATCAATCCTATGAACAGCGCAGGTCAGAGGAGGATAGACTTTGTCAGACCTGTCAAGGCCGCTGCTGCCTCCAGGAAGTGGTGACTTTGAATGCCAGAAGGCTGGAGCCCTCCTGATGTCACAGTGATGTCAAATGACTCACATGGACCCAGTGATGACTCAGCAATCCTTGAGCCGTTTTACTTACTCACCCACTCAGGGTTGACCAGTGAGGCAGGGAGAGGGGTTATCTCTGCCGTGACTGCTGGGCCCCATGGGTTATAAGGCCAATGCTTGTGCTGTGATCAGGATGCCCATGGCTCCTGGAGTGGCAACCTTGCCTAGGGGAGGTCAATGTGTTTCTAGCATTCTTCCCAGGGAAGTAGGGGAAGGGGTCAAAGAAGGCCTGAATCTTCCACATCCCACTGGACAGGAATCTGTATGATTCTGATATTGGCAGAacagggcaggtgtgtgtgtgtgtgtgtgtctgtctgtctgtctgtctgtccgtctctcTGACTGCACAAGAGTGTGAGTGGGCATGTCTGAAGCAGCCTCATTCCTCTGGCCATTGACTAAGGATCATTTTTAACCCCTGGCacttgtttctgggttctggcaCTTGTCCTTATCCCTACCAAACAAGCTAGCCCTAGATTCCAGGCTGCAGCTGTTAGAAACTCAGGCCTCTGTTTCTCAGAGCTTTATGGGCCCACGTGTTCTCCCAACCACCCCAGAATCCTTATATATCTGCTGGCAACTCAGACGTGTGCCATACAAATCAGGGACCCTCACTGGGACCAAGTTCAACCCCCCCCTCCTTGTTCCAGAGCCACAGGTAGCTCATGAACCTGCCAGGGCCCAGTGTACAGTTGGGTCTGGTACAGAAGCCCCTAGCTAAGTCACTCTACTTTGAAGATGACTTCTCCATATGGGACCTGTTAGTGTTCTTTGGTATGGGTTCAGCCTTGCAGAGCATAGACATAAATGGTAGCCGTAGTGGGCAACTCTCATCAGCATGGGTAAGGATGGGCAACAGGTGTCTTGTCTAGCCACCATGTTGGCCATCTGTAGCACATGGCCTCTATTGAAACCCATCTAGACTGTTCATGCCTGGCATACCGTGGGATTGTTGACCTTGTAATGAATGGAACAGGCTAAGTTACAGACTGGCCGTGGGTGGGATTTTGGAGGTGCCTTTAGGTAGATAGTGTCCTTCATTGGAATTTTTGGGTCTGAtgcaggggaagaaaagaggttGGTGTGACAGACTGACTTTCCAGAAAAAGGGCAGCTCGTGACGGCCTGTCTCTGTTCCACAGCTCAGCATCATGTCATCAGGCCCGCAGGTGTGGTATACAGCTCACCGCCAGAGCAGCTCCACAGCCACGGTGCCCAGGTCCCCCGGCCCAGTTGGGAGCCCCAGGTCCCCCGGCCCAGTTGGAAGCCCCAGGTCGCCCGGCCCAGTTGGGAGCCCCAGGTCGCCTGGCCCAGTTGGGAGCCCCAGGTCGCCTGGCCCAGTTGGGAGCCCCAGGTCACCCGGCCCAGTTGGGAGCCCCAGATCGCCCGGCCCAGTTGGGAGCCCCAGGTCCCCCTGCCCAGTTGGGAGCCCCAGGACCCCTGGTACTCCTGGCTCAGAGAAGGTGGCCTCCCCACTGGAGTGTTCCATCTGCTTCTCAGGCTATGACAACATCTTCAAGACACCCAAGGAGCTCTCCTGTACTCATGTCTTCTGCCTTGAGTGTTTGGCTAGGCTGGCAGCTGCCCAGCCTGCAGGCCGTCCTGGCAGAGAAGCTGTACCCTGCCCGTTCTGCCGGCAGCCCACCACTGTACCTGCTGCTGGGGCTCCTGGGCTGCGCACCAGCCGTCAACTGCAGGCCAAGATGCCAGTGCACTTGCAGAGAGAGGAGCCCGTGTGGCTTGAGGGCACCAAACTGTGTTGCCGCCCCTTGTCCACCACTTCTGGCCAAGGGGCcagtgactttgtgtgtgtggatgtaggCCTAAGCAAACCAGCGGAACCCACACTGCCTGTACCTATCCAGGACCCCCCTGAACCCAGGCGAGGCTGGCTGGCCCGTTGCTGGACACGGTTTGGAGACTGGCGTCAGGTAGCACTGGTTTctgtgctgttgctgttgctattttGTGTGGTCCTCTGGCCTGTGCACTGTGCATTCAAAACTGGAAATCTGCGCTGCATTAACCGGCCATCTGTAGTCACTGCTGCTGTCACTTCAACTACTGACACGCTCTTTTTTGGGCTCCTAGCCAACAAATAGGGTCAACACTTAGTCCAGGCCAACTGTCCTGCTTGCTCCATGGATGGATCCTGACCTAACAAGGTCAAGGACACAGCAGCTTTGGGAGTTGGTTTCCCAGAACCAAAGACACGTATGTGTCCCTCACTCTCTAGGGCTAGGTGCCAATAGGAAGAAAAAGGTCTTCAAAGCCTCTAAGAAATACAGGCGTCTAAGGGCTCCAGAAACTGCCCTCTGACCCTGCCATACAGATGGGGAAAGGAACCCAGGACCTTCCTAGACACACCGAAGTCCCCAAAAGGCAGAAGTTTGCCGTCCttccttttaattaaatttatttattttataccctGACTGAAGTTTCCTCCCCCgctcctttctttctcaagacaTTTTACCAGGGTCTTTCCTAGTTCCTTTCTTTGGGAAGGGCTGGACCCTTCCACTCAGTGGGGACGCTGAGCAGCTAGTTCTCTTAATAAGAGTGACAATGGAAAGGTAGGGCACCTCTGCCCATTCACAGCAGGGACGTGTCTTCTGTCTCTGGCCATTATGAACggtacatttcaaaataaattattttgtataaatacTGATTCTCTGTGTACCTCTTCTTCATCCCCCACCATTCAGGTTTGTCCTGTTAGTCTCCCACAATCCAACCTCCACCTGGGTAACCTGACTGGATCACAGTAGGACCAAAGCTGGGAGGGGGCAGGAGCCAGCATTCATCCTTACTGGCTTCAGAAGGGCAAGGACAACTCTTGACTTGGCTGCTACCCAACACCATGAAGCTGAGAACCTGTAGTGATCTGAAAACCTATAGACCACAGGACCCTTCCAGCAGATCCCAGCCTTCTTTGGGCAAGCCTGGATACTGAAACAGCAAAGTTTAATGTCATGAGGGTCACAGCCACCCAGGTTCTGCCATTAGCCCTAGAAATTCTGTACTACAAGGTTGAGTATGACCAGGAGAGCCCAGGCCAGTTCCAGCTTGGGCAGGTCTCAGCCTCCTCACCTCTAACACCAAGGTCCAGCTACTTCCTCCTCTAACCAGCTGTGCTTTTGGTTAGGGCAGAGAGGAGATTTACAGAGGTCCTAGAGAATCTGGATCCAGCTGTGGGGAGCAGGGGAATCCTAACACACCTCTGACCCCAATGCCAGTAGATACAGAACTGAGAACTTTACTGAAGATGCCAGAAAGCTACAGACCACCCGTGACGGGGAGAGGTTCTTCCATGTCCCATGGGCTAGTGACATTGCATCCTGTCATCCATAgtgatgcacacatgtggagTCACACTCATGTCACTGGGAGGGCCAGGTATGTGAGAATTTCCATATGGTCACATGAGCATCTCACATGTCACATGCGCTGTCATTCCACAAGCCTTATGCCCTGTGACCAAAACAATGCTGAATCATCACACGGACCAGGTTAAAGGACAGGTCAAGTCAGGCTCAGACTATCCCTATCGTTGTCGCTAAGGTCACACACAGAACTACACAATGTCGGGAACTGTGGCACACACAGGTCCACATGTAGTCACTTATCACAATCCTGGAACCGGGCCAGGACCCTGGGATCACCAAATGCTCCTCCCACGGCTGGCACCCAGGCTTGTCTGGATTGAGGAGCAGCTCCTGGGACGCTTTTCACAGCTTCAGTCATGGTCAGGCAGTAAACCCGGGTTTCCCTAGCCACCTGTAGAGCCCAGGTTATTATGGTACCCGGTCCTGATCCCCCGTCGAGATCCCCAGGCACCCAAGATGCTGCGGGCGGCAGGTACCACTCAGGTCGGTGGCTGTGGCTGACCTGAAGCCGCCATTCAGATACTCTGGCTCCTCCCAGTGCTCACTCTGAGGCACGGACCTGGTGCCAGTGCACCTTTGCACGCTGGCGCTTCCTCTCCCCACCAGTTCGCGCGGTCTCAGCTTCTGGTCTTCGGTTGCCGCTGCCGCGTCAAGATGCAAGCCTTCCTGAGGCAGCCTCAATTTGAACCGGTGGCCGGCGCCCGCGGTGGTGGTCGTTGCTCGCCACCAACTGTGTATCGTTATTCCATAAGGCAATGTCTCAGTCCAAGCCTGGGTGTGGCCTAAATGGTGAGGTGCGGATCAGTGGGTCCCAAAGGGAGGCAAGGAGAGGAGGAGTGCAGGGGTGGGGTCGGGGAGGAAGGCGGCTCTTTGGGGAAGTGGCCAACTGGCAAAGGTGAGTCTGGAGGTGGATTCGTAGGGTGGAAGTGGGGATTGTGCTGTGCAGCTCAAGTGTCTGCGTCTGCAGTCAACCGGAACATTAGACGATGCTGTTGGTCCTATGAGGGCCACTGGCTGCTTGTTGGACCTGTATGGATCCCGGTGGCCCATCCCCCGGACACATCTAAGATACACTACACACTACTTCTGACTCTATCTCGCCGCTATGGACCAGGCTCATCTCCAGGAATCTTCAGGACATCAGCGGGCTCCCGCAGGACTTTTCCAGCCAAAGTGGAGCCCGCTGAGGTACTACTACCAATGCTGGAGCCGCCTGCTCGGTTGTGGAGTTCACGGAAGAGAAACACGGATTGCTGGGACCCTCATGGGTGGACATAGAGCTAAGCCAGAAATGATCACTTGGAGGGACTGATGATTCAAGACCAGAGTCAAATAGGAGAAGCAAGGAAATTCTAGGATTGGGACAGAGACCCCAAGTGTTTTAGGTtcccagggaaggaaagaaagggcaaGATGGGTAACATTGAGTTCTATTTGGGAAAAGTCACTCTTAGGGTCTTCTGAGGCACAACACTTTCCACTGCTTCCACCCACAatgcaggcagagagaatctGTACTATTGAATACAAAAAGGATACCAAAGCTGATTTGGGTCAGGAAggacatgggaggaggggagagctaGGTCTGGAGTTGAGAACTTATTTTGGCTTCCCTTTCTGTGATCaaataccatgacaaaaagcaacttggggagaaaagggtttatttcagtttacagattATGGTGCattatgaagggaagtcagggcaggaactcaaggcaggaatctggtggcaggaacagcagATCACAGAGGAATGCcgcttactgacttgtttcctatgtgtaggcagagactgcgccttcatttcccaactgcccagacccgaataatcacacagaaactgtattagttacaacattgtttggccaatggtttgtacatattttttctagctcttacatctcaatttaacctatttctattaatcttcttttttctgtctaaataaaaagaaaggttttaactttaacatagcaaaattatatataacaaaacagttatcaagcaagaattatagttccaatatttagtctatttatatTTGGTAAGTGAAGGAAAATACTCTGCtatttatcctatctttgtgaatctaaagctTTAAAGCTTTATGTttaatttatctttcatcataactaaggaacactaactataactatctttttttttttttttttttggtttttcgagacagggtttctctttagctttggtgcctgtcctggaactagctcttgtagaccaggctggcctcgaactcccagagatccgcctgcctctgcctccccagtgctgtgattaaagacgtgcgccaccaccgcccagccaactATAACTATCTtagctccatcaaagaccctagaaggatataatattatctaagtaaacaggaagtgcattgtaaacaacttccaaagttctacaATTGGcagagacttcttgctgcctggacagtcacccaaaattcttctgtaacattggatcatccatcttcagcctacaggcccataatatctggcagacttttcagtgaagcaggaaatttgaagacctgttttgccttgtactggcaaagttcgtcagtttctttctttctttctttctttctttctttctttttctttcttctgttttctgtagaatgtctggcagggtgtttttggtttttgggttttttatttttgtgtgtgtgtgaagcaggaatcctgaaggaccgccttttggaaagtttagcagtcacttttttgtgtgtcctgcatgcccagttcatacagcataccatcaagcagtttcTTGCAAAATAGCTAGCCTTgtcatattgaaggcaaattccataatgagttttttCAAtccccatcaacctctctgaagtaactggtgctgccagaagcagacatgtctcgctgtcaagaaaagtctaagttcttaaaaccttttaaatggcatattttgTAGggctttgaaagatttgaagaatacctatccatctgaaatatatatctgtatatctagaaatctatctaatatgactacaagtttgactattatagataattatctatttttaattatatgtatttttaattatacattatatttttaaatgagctgtataaacataataccttaaataagagtagaaatatacatatacaaaattgatcttaaatttgtgtcaataaaccaaagtccataccaaggTAAAGTGTTCATTCCTATATTATATCAtacacccccctttttttttaatcaatcccctttaaacatttataaacaatcattttgggaattggggcatagttctctccaaacttcttcctgctgtttgtttggTGAAGTagttttagggttcatggagacctttcaggggtcttgttccatcaaaccatactAGTCTTGAAGTAATCAGCAGGTTTTCCTCTTCTGCGGAAGCAAAAACGGAACCActtctccaaagtagcatatccttaaactcaaattttgaagtcaagatacctttaaaattgtTTCCCATGAGTTAGACAGAAAGATTTCAATAATGACGGCACAAGCCATTTTACTGCTCCTCAGCCAAAAAAATGAGGGCTAGGGTGTAGTGgcctttcatttgtattttaataaataaagcttagcagggcggtggtggcacatgcctttaatcccagcactcgggaggcagaggcaggcggctctctgggagttcgagaccagcctggtctacaagagctagttccaggacaggctccaaaaccacagagaaaccctgtctcgaaaaaccaaaaaaataaaaataaaaataaaataaataaataaagcttgcctgaagttcagagagtgaaacagccccactggtcagcctcacagaccaagcagtggtaacacatacctttaatcccagtagccatactagttacCATAGAATTTGAGCAGTGTATGttcgcctttaaccccagaattagagaggattataaagcaggaggagacagctctcagacacagtctcattctgagattcttggagacaggatcaccatttccgactgaggtagaggtaagagccagtggttggccattttgcttctctgatcttgagattgaactcaagtatctgtctctgagttttgttaattgtgcttcactggggtgctgagaagaaggacGTGAGTCCAAAAAACAAGAAGGCACGGAGGCTGAAGGGCTGAGCCTGAA
Above is a window of Microtus ochrogaster isolate Prairie Vole_2 unplaced genomic scaffold, MicOch1.0 UNK38, whole genome shotgun sequence DNA encoding:
- the Rnf223 gene encoding RING finger protein 223, whose amino-acid sequence is MMHQASRVYQGLAAKSVAVVVRPVIRTLLVHQLFDQHFYCVTWAKLLEIPSFQEHLILPEVWSKQDKEFPKGSRVLEQQQMRVLHEAITSYLPFPRTQKRCASWTGTAEGCWLLACGGTPARWSRGWAGPEGGGTSQPRSTELCCDQGRGSCSGIADSWLPAQHHVIRPAGYDNIFKTPKELSCTHVFCLECLARLAAAQPAGRPGREAVPCPFCRQPTTVPAAGAPGLRTSRQLQAKMPVHLQREEPVWLEGTKLCCRPLSTTSGQGASDFVCVDVGLSKPAEPTLPVPIQDPPEPRRGWLARCWTRFGDWRQVALVSVLLLLLFCVVLWPVHCAFKTGNLRCINRPSVVTAAVTSTTDTLFFGLLANK